The Macadamia integrifolia cultivar HAES 741 chromosome 3, SCU_Mint_v3, whole genome shotgun sequence genome segment TCATGTGAGACAGATATTTCTTGTTGAACAGCCTTAAGCAATAGTTAACtgcatttatttgtttttacatTGATCTATCCTTgtcaatgatatttttattgttgttgtagcTATCTACTTCTGGAGGTAGGCTTATCATCTCAAGTGATGGTGTTTGGGATGCCTTGTCATCAGAAATGGCTCTGAATTGTTGTCATGGGATGTCAGCAGATGTTGCAGCTGATCAAATTGTTAAAGTAAGTTTTTGGTTAGTTAACTGTTTGTCTATTTACTAATATTCATGTGTCAATTTGTACTTCTTTTTCTACATCATCTCTTATATTCCATTTACAGGAGGCTGTACAAGAAAAGGGGCTCCGGGATGATACAACCTGTATAGTGGTCGATGTACTACCACCAGAGAAGACAACTCCTACACTACCGCCTAAGAAGCCAGTGAAAGGGGTTTTCAAGGCCATGTTTCGCAAAAGGACTCCGGAATCATCGTCTTATATGGAGAAGGGATATGTTGAGCCAGATGTTGTAGAGGAGATATATGAGGAAGGTTCTGCTGTTCTTGCAGAAAGGTTTTTGTTCCACATGTTATCATTAACAACAAATCTGAATCTTTTTAGCTTTAGATAGTCTACAATTCTCATAAATTGTCTTGTTTTATTGCTTGTTTAACAATTTTGTTCCTTGGTTATATCCATTTGTGTTGACATTGTGGAAACTAGAATGATAAAAATTTAGACCTTTTGACTAGAGGAAACATTTGCTTGGTTTGCAGGTTAGATACAGAATATCCACTGTGCAACATGTTCAAGTTATTCATGTGTGCAGTTTGTCAGATAGAGATGAAACACGGAGAGGGTATTTCTGTACACGCTGGTACATCAAATCCAAGAAAAGTTCGTCCTTGGGATGGTCCTTTCCTTTGCTTAAGCTGTCAATCAAAgaaagaagccatggaagggaaAAGACCATCAGGAGGTATAATAAGCCTCTTTCTCTAATTGCTATGTCCAACTATTTTCAAGCTTTAACTCTGCCTTTTTTCAATTCTTTCCAGATGGTGTCAAAATTAGTAGTGGAAGTGACTAGGCAATCCTCTTCATCAGCATTGTCATGGTTTTACGATTTCCTTGGTTCTAACAATTGTTTCAAAGCTAACCAGGGCTCTGAATTTTGAAGCCTCGTCCCTGAAACTAATTTTGTTTATTCTCAAGTGAGGGGATTGAAGATTTGTACTCCATTGTGTCATCCAAATTGGGAGCTACTGAGAGTTGTTCAACTATTCTAATTCAAGATACAATGTCTGGGTTCAAGcttcatttatttaaaaagCTCGTGCATGATTTGCAGAATGATTCGATGAGCTCGCCTTATCTATTCTGAGGACTTTGAGAGGTTTTGGTGCATTCACCGATATGTTAGATTTGCCTAAGATGATCTACTCCTCAACTTCTTGTTTTCGCTTCCATTGTAAATTGGTCCCTTCTATAAAATTTCGTATGAGGAAAGCAGTCTCACTGTGATATTCTGACACAAAATAATGGGTGAGAAATTACTTCAGGTGAAATGTAAAAAACTAATACAAGAATGATATGGATCATATTGTATCAGTTTGTTGATCCTTGCTTATCAAGTTGGGAAGTAAACCTCCAGATCATGGGGAATAACATAGTTTATACAATAGAATAATTTTTTCTACAATTGATAATAATGAGCACACTAGTGTCTTCCTATTCCTCTTTGGAAATTGGATTTCTCTAGTTTTTATGTAAGattcttttgttgtttcttcCTTCCCACTCTCCCCcccccaagaaaataaaaagacaaaacTGGTCATGCTGGTGGGGACCCCTCTATTTTTCCAGGTGAATAGTATTGTCACCCTTAGATGTGGGACATCTTTGATTCGTTACACGTCAAATTTGTTTGCTAATCTCAATTGGACGATCCATTACTTCTGGGGCATTCTCTTTACTTTTTAAGTAGTTACAATATCATCAAAGGAAAGCAGTCTCACTGTAATATTATGACAATATTAGGTGGAAAATTAATTTGCTAGTGTTGTTTGGGTGAAATGTAACTACAACTTCATGAACTGGTGGATCATAATTTTATTAATGTGATCCCTTCTAATCAAGTGAGAAATAAAACTCCAAAACCGTGGGGATAACAAAGTTCAAAACAGAATaatttttttcagaaatgaTAACAATGAGAACACTAGTGTATTCCTATTCATCTTATGAAATTGTCTTGTTGGGTTTTTATATAAGATTCCCTTTATtgttttctccccccccccccccacccccactcccactcccactccctaACATTGCACAAAAATCCGCTGCAGAGAGATAGTGAGTGGCACAATGTTGGAAACAGTATATAGCACATCATGCTTATTCTTAAGAGGTTAGTAAAAAAACCATGGTCATGCTTTGGAAAGAGCATATAACACATCATGCTTATTCTTATATACTCTTTTCCATGCCATCTGAATGAAAGGTAAGTAAAAGAAATTTCCGGCATGGAAAGAGTATATAACACATCATGCTTATTCTAAAGAGAGGAAAAATGGTCATGCTTTGGAAAGACTTGAACACGAATAAATTTGGCTAAATCTCTGCCAGGTTGcaagtaaaaagaaaagaataaagtaaaattggtttaaaatcagtaaaggaaaaaagaagcatGGCAGTGTGGCCCCTATGTCTAGACATAGAGGGGGGGGGCGAAATGACCACTCCACCTCCTCATGGAAGGAGAAAATCCTGCCCCTATTGATGAGTCTACAAGTGCTCCCACTAGCCCATGTGCTGGTGTAGGGGTCACGTTGCCTTTTATACAACCCTCTCCCAAATAATAAATAGGGGAAACAATGTTTCCTGGTAGTGTGCTCTATGCCTTGAAATAGGACCACGTAAAAAGATCACCTTGTCCCCCATGGTCAATGTCTCTAAGCGCTCTCTTATTGGCTACATGCTGGAGCTATTGCCACATGATCAGGCAGCTATCTCCCtcctaaagaaaaataaaacttttcaTGTCTATTTAACCTACTTGTTCTACATAAAATGATCTGCCTATAAGCAGTTGACATGTGGTAGAGGTCCATTCAAAAGAAAGGATTGTGTCGTAAGTTTACAAAACTCGCTCAAAAATGGATCGGTAGAGCCACAATCGGTTCAAACTCCTCAAGGTGGCCAAACTCCTAGGTAGCAAAGTCacaatgggaataaactctcTGTTGCCATACGGATGAGAGGTGTGACTCAACACCCTATCCAGAAAGGATTCCCCAATTTGAGTAGGACTCTACCTCATCCCTTTCTTTCAATAGGGAGGTAGGCCCTAGGTATTGGGGGTGGAAAAATCATGGTATTTGGAGCCATCGCCTAATTTCACACCCTACCTCCaataggccaaggtatgcggcactagaTTCCCAAACCTAGTCAACCTACCTCTACCAAGATCACAGAAGCAGTCACTTACCTCACAAATGTCACAAGATCACTAATACAA includes the following:
- the LOC122073955 gene encoding probable protein phosphatase 2C 12 isoform X2: MLFDGHNGSAAAIYSKENLLNNVLAAIPSDLSREDWLATLPRALVAGFVKTDKDFQEKAQKSGTTVTFVIIDGWVITVASVGDSRCIVESAEGVIYSLSADHRLECNKEERERITASGGEVGRLNTGGGTEIGPLRCWPGGLCLSRSIGDLDVGEFIVPIPYVKQVKLSTSGGRLIISSDGVWDALSSEMALNCCHGMSADVAADQIVKEAVQEKGLRDDTTCIVVDVLPPEKTTPTLPPKKPVKGVFKAMFRKRTPESSSYMEKGYVEPDVVEEIYEEGSAVLAERLDTEYPLCNMFKLFMCAVCQIEMKHGEGISVHAGTSNPRKVRPWDGPFLCLSCQSKKEAMEGKRPSGDGVKISSGSD